From Candidatus Baltobacteraceae bacterium, a single genomic window includes:
- a CDS encoding ABC transporter ATP-binding protein: MQAEEPMIVVRGVEKRFAAFHGFGRLMRRRGTPATRPILRDVNLTIGRGELFGLLGPNGAGKTTLLKTMATLCIPDSGSIRICGIDVARDPLAAKRKIGLCTSDERSFYYRLTARQNLRFFGALGGLRGALLKRRIEEAAIQVNLERFLELRFAEFSSGMRQRLTVARALLCDPPILFFDEPTRAVDPIHADELRKLIRHELVDRAGKCVIVATNLLEEAWAICDRVAVINHGAVLACGPPRSLDAQLHRTAQYRLHFAGEEAAIVARIRELSGCTVASSSNGDGTVLLVDCDAANGALGELMSIAATARTALRGFALLEPHPIDVFRQITNDGR, encoded by the coding sequence GTGCAAGCTGAGGAACCGATGATCGTGGTTCGAGGCGTGGAGAAGCGCTTTGCCGCGTTCCACGGCTTCGGACGGCTTATGCGGCGTCGCGGAACGCCGGCCACGCGGCCGATCCTGCGCGATGTGAATCTCACCATCGGCCGCGGCGAACTCTTCGGCTTACTCGGCCCCAACGGTGCGGGGAAAACCACGCTTCTCAAGACGATGGCGACGCTCTGCATTCCCGACAGCGGGTCGATCCGGATATGCGGCATCGACGTCGCGCGCGATCCGCTCGCGGCCAAACGGAAGATCGGGCTGTGTACGAGCGACGAGCGCAGCTTTTACTACCGGCTCACAGCCCGGCAGAACCTCCGGTTCTTCGGCGCGCTCGGCGGACTGCGCGGCGCCCTGCTCAAGCGAAGAATCGAGGAGGCCGCGATCCAGGTGAACTTAGAACGGTTTTTGGAGTTGCGGTTTGCCGAGTTCTCCTCGGGTATGCGACAGCGATTGACGGTGGCGCGCGCGTTGCTCTGCGATCCGCCCATACTCTTTTTCGACGAACCGACGCGCGCCGTCGATCCCATTCATGCCGACGAATTGCGCAAGCTGATCCGTCACGAGTTGGTGGATCGCGCCGGCAAGTGCGTGATCGTCGCGACCAATTTACTCGAAGAAGCGTGGGCGATCTGCGATCGGGTGGCGGTGATCAATCACGGTGCGGTGCTGGCCTGCGGGCCGCCGCGCAGTCTCGACGCGCAACTCCACCGAACCGCGCAATACCGTCTGCACTTCGCGGGAGAAGAAGCGGCCATCGTCGCCCGCATCCGGGAGCTATCGGGCTGCACGGTTGCATCGAGCTCGAACGGAGACGGAACGGTCCTGCTCGTCGATTGCGATGCGGCCAACGGCGCGCTCGGCGAACTCATGAGCATAGCGGCAACCGCTCGAACGGCTTTGCGCGGCTTCGCGCTGCTCGAGCCGCATCCCATCGACGTCTTCCGGCAGATCACGAACGATGGCCGCTAA
- a CDS encoding ABC transporter permease: MAAKPARRSPFEAAVTAATSVAAIFERDARNALSYSAYFYSQWFAIGVEVTIAFYLSLLILPSTKFGFHGHVGSYFAYLVVSFAFVTFQNNAMLSFAESVREGQTTGTLEAVLATPTALPLIILSTGVWSFGLTTLKVVFYFALAMCFGLDLHHVNPLTAIVFLVLTVAAVSPIGVFAAGATMLFKKTGPIAFSVNSATNLFGGVYIPLAKLPLALQWIGWMLPITHALNGFRGALYGASLRDMQTEIWWLVGLTAVLMPASLYLFGRAVHRAKVDGSLGLY; this comes from the coding sequence ATGGCCGCTAAGCCCGCGCGCCGGAGTCCGTTCGAGGCGGCCGTTACGGCGGCAACGAGCGTTGCCGCGATTTTCGAACGCGACGCGCGCAACGCGCTCTCGTACAGCGCCTACTTTTACTCGCAGTGGTTCGCCATCGGCGTGGAAGTAACGATCGCCTTTTATCTGTCGCTGCTGATCCTGCCATCGACGAAGTTCGGATTTCACGGACACGTCGGCAGCTATTTTGCGTACCTTGTGGTGAGCTTCGCCTTCGTAACGTTTCAAAATAACGCCATGCTCAGCTTCGCCGAATCCGTCCGCGAAGGTCAAACGACCGGAACGCTCGAGGCGGTGCTGGCCACGCCAACCGCCCTACCGCTCATCATCCTATCGACGGGCGTCTGGTCGTTCGGCCTGACAACGCTGAAGGTCGTGTTTTACTTCGCGCTCGCGATGTGTTTCGGGCTGGATCTGCACCACGTCAACCCCCTTACGGCGATCGTGTTCCTGGTACTGACGGTGGCGGCGGTCTCGCCGATCGGCGTGTTTGCGGCCGGTGCGACGATGCTTTTTAAGAAGACGGGTCCCATCGCGTTCTCGGTCAACAGTGCGACCAATCTTTTCGGCGGCGTCTACATACCGCTTGCCAAGCTGCCGCTGGCGCTGCAATGGATCGGGTGGATGCTGCCGATCACGCACGCGCTCAACGGGTTTCGCGGCGCGCTCTACGGGGCGTCGCTTCGCGACATGCAAACCGAGATTTGGTGGCTCGTGGGTCTGACCGCCGTTCTTATGCCGGCGTCGCTCTATCTCTTTGGCCGCGCGGTGCACCGTGCAAAGGTCGATGGCTCGCTAGGGCTTTATTGA